In the Gossypium arboreum isolate Shixiya-1 chromosome 10, ASM2569848v2, whole genome shotgun sequence genome, one interval contains:
- the LOC108451302 gene encoding ankyrin repeat-containing protein BDA1-like, translating to MDETMIQAAQTGDINLLYELILNDPYVLERIDAVPFSHTPLHVAASAGHIEFMMEMIKLKPTFARKLNQGGFSPMHLALQNDRTQAVLRLLRFDEGLVRVKGREDLTPLHHVVQTGNVDLLIKLLKVCPEAIADVTVRDETVFHLAVKNDMFEAFQVLVGWLIRSPHKSAQRWQKELLSWADIDGNTVLHIAAIKNRPRVVEVLLGHLRRDQINAKNLEGLTALDIQSQYPWHERQADRIIDMLSKAGGLSASSSSLPNASISSSHIELLKEKMLWYEKCATRAGREKNGMPYEIRNTFLVVTVLIITTTYEASLNPPKMSDDSHVHP from the exons ATGGATGAGACGATGATACAGGCTGCGCAAACAGGAGATATTAACCTTTTGTATGAGTTGATTCTGAATGATCCATACGTTTTAGAGCGTATTGATGCTGTGCCTTTTTCTCATACTCCATTGCATGTAGCAGCTTCTGCTGGGCATATTGAGTTTATGATGGAGATGATCAAATTAAAGCCAACGTTTGCAAGAAAGCTAAACCAAGGTGGGTTTAGCCCCATGCACTTGGCTCTGCAAAATGACAGAACTCAAGCTGTGCTTCGACTCCTCAGGTTTGATGAAGGCCTTGTTCGTGTCAAAGGGAGGGAGGACCTCACTCCTCTGCATCATGTGGTTCAAACTGGAAATGTTGATCTTTTGATCAAGTTACTTAAGGTTTGTCCTGAGGCTATTGCAGATGTGACTGTTCGAGATGAGACGGTATTCCATCTTGCTGTGAAAAACGACATGTTTGAAGCTTTCCAAGTCTTGGTGGGGTGGCTTATAAGAAGCCCACATAAGTCTGCCCAACGTTGGCAGAAAGAACTACTGAGTTGGGCAGACATTGATGGCAACACTGTGCTACACATTGCTGCTATCAAAAACAGACCTCGG GTGGTGGAAGTATTGCTGGGACACTTGCGTCGAGACCAAATCAATGCTAAAAATTTGGAGGGATTGACAGCACTAGATATCCAATCACAATACCCATGGCATGAAAGGCAAGCGGATAGGATTATAGATATGCTAAGCAAAGCAGGAGGTTTGAGCGCGTCCTCTTCCTCGCTTCCCAATGCCTCTATCTCTTCATCCCACATCGAATTATTAAAGGAAAAGATGTTATGGTATGAAAAATGTGCAACAAGAGCAGGTCGAGAAAAGAACGGTATGCCATATGAGATACGTAACACATTTCTTGTAGTGACAGTGCTAATTATAACAACCACTTACGAAGCCTCTTTAAACCCTCCAAAGATGTCAGATGACAGTCATGTCCATCCCTGA